A genomic window from Planococcus rifietoensis includes:
- the secG gene encoding preprotein translocase subunit SecG — protein MHTLLMTLLLIVSIALIVVVLLQSGKSAGLSGAISGGAEQLFGKQKARGLDLVLHRVTIVLAALFFILAIAVTKV, from the coding sequence ATGCATACATTGTTAATGACATTACTTCTTATCGTCTCGATCGCTTTGATTGTTGTCGTTCTATTGCAATCAGGGAAAAGTGCAGGCCTTTCAGGAGCCATCTCCGGTGGAGCAGAGCAACTTTTCGGCAAGCAAAAAGCCCGTGGGTTGGATCTTGTCCTACACCGGGTGACGATCGTCCTTGCTGCCTTATTCTTTATTCTGGCTATCGCCGTAACGAAAGTATAA
- a CDS encoding alpha/beta hydrolase → MRISQPKPFFFEQGPRAVLLLHGFTGNSADVRMLGRFLETKGYTSIAPHYAGHGVAPEKLVETGPVDWWKDVEQAYQTLVDKGYQEIAVAGLSLGGVFSLKLGYTKPIKGIVTMCAPMHMKSTDLMYQGVLEYAREYKKYEGKDDKLIEEEMKKFEEKPMETLAELRELIGEVRNNVDHVYAPLFVVQGSLDKVINTESANIIHDEAESTDKRIKWYEKSGHVITLDQEKKQLHEDIYEFLESLDWSV, encoded by the coding sequence ATGCGCATTTCACAACCGAAACCATTCTTCTTTGAGCAAGGGCCGCGTGCAGTTCTGTTATTGCACGGCTTTACCGGAAATTCCGCAGATGTCCGGATGCTCGGGCGATTCTTGGAAACAAAAGGCTACACAAGCATTGCGCCGCATTATGCAGGGCATGGCGTGGCGCCGGAGAAGCTGGTGGAGACAGGCCCCGTAGATTGGTGGAAAGACGTCGAACAGGCGTATCAAACACTGGTCGACAAGGGATACCAGGAGATTGCGGTGGCCGGCTTGTCGCTCGGCGGCGTATTCAGCTTGAAACTAGGGTATACAAAGCCTATCAAGGGCATTGTGACGATGTGTGCGCCGATGCACATGAAATCTACCGACCTGATGTACCAGGGCGTTTTGGAGTATGCCCGTGAATACAAGAAATATGAAGGAAAAGATGATAAGCTTATCGAAGAAGAGATGAAGAAGTTCGAGGAAAAGCCGATGGAAACACTCGCTGAACTGCGTGAGTTGATCGGTGAAGTACGGAATAACGTCGATCATGTCTATGCACCGCTTTTCGTCGTCCAAGGCTCATTGGACAAAGTTATCAATACAGAGTCTGCGAACATTATCCACGACGAAGCGGAGTCGACTGACAAGCGCATCAAATGGTACGAGAAATCGGGCCATGTCATCACGCTGGATCAGGAGAAAAAGCAATTGCATGAAGATATATATGAGTTTCTCGAATCGCTCGACTGGAGCGTGTGA
- the rnr gene encoding ribonuclease R has translation MREEAYKPLTVTEIEEQFGFEDADEFKELVKTLVKLEEKGELVRSRSNRYGVPDRMNLMRGKFIGHAKGFGFFAPEEAGLDDVFIPPNEVNGAVNGDTVMIRVSEGSSGDRREGSVIRILERGTTKVVGTFQANKGFGFVVTDDKKMNMDIFIAKDDTLGAVDGHKVVVEITGWPEGRLSATGMVTQVLGHKNDPGVDILSIIHKYGIEVEFPQDVLDQANAVPDQIDPEDLNDRRDLRDEQIVTIDGADAKDLDDAIQVKKFDDGTYKLGVHIADVSHYVTEGSPIDREAYDRATSIYLTDRVIPMIPHRLSNGICSLNPQVDRLTLSCEMIFNDKGEVLSHDIFQSVINTSARMTYTDVYEILEKDNQELKEQYAELVPMFELMKELSAVLHQRRMTRGAIDFDFKESKVIVDDEGYPIDIVVRERTVAERLIEEFMLAANETVAEHFHRMDVPSLYRIHEEPKTEKLQRFFEFITNFGITVKGSGDEVSPKALQEIIESIAGKPEEPVVSTMMLRSMQQAKYSSHSLGHFGLSTEFYTHFTSPIRRYPDLIIHRLIRTYLIEKDLSKKTIRHWEAEMDDIATHTSDRERRAVEAERDTDALKKTQYMADKVGEEFDGIVSSVTNFGMFVELPNTIEGLVHVSNLTDDYYQFDDRQMMMIGERTKRQFRIGDEVKVRVIGVKPEESSIDFEIVGMTQNTRRSSRKETPKVIRSGRNGDKPRDGKKRGEGGADRKPKNKKKFYEKPAKQQGRNKKK, from the coding sequence ATGCGCGAAGAAGCATACAAGCCATTAACGGTGACAGAAATTGAAGAACAGTTCGGCTTTGAAGACGCCGACGAATTTAAGGAATTGGTGAAGACGCTCGTCAAGCTCGAGGAAAAAGGCGAATTGGTGCGTTCACGTTCGAATCGCTACGGTGTGCCGGATCGCATGAACTTGATGCGTGGCAAATTCATCGGCCACGCCAAAGGCTTCGGCTTTTTTGCGCCTGAAGAAGCAGGCCTCGACGATGTCTTTATCCCGCCGAATGAAGTGAACGGAGCGGTAAACGGCGACACAGTCATGATCCGTGTTTCTGAAGGGTCATCTGGAGACCGCCGCGAAGGATCCGTCATCCGCATCTTGGAACGCGGCACAACGAAAGTCGTCGGCACGTTCCAGGCGAACAAAGGCTTTGGCTTTGTCGTCACGGATGACAAGAAAATGAATATGGATATCTTTATTGCGAAAGACGATACACTCGGTGCCGTCGACGGCCATAAAGTCGTCGTCGAAATCACCGGCTGGCCGGAAGGGCGTTTGTCCGCAACGGGCATGGTTACACAAGTGCTCGGGCATAAAAACGACCCAGGCGTCGATATTTTGTCGATTATCCATAAATACGGCATCGAGGTAGAATTCCCGCAGGATGTGCTGGACCAGGCAAATGCTGTGCCGGACCAAATCGATCCCGAAGACCTGAATGACCGCCGTGATTTGCGCGATGAGCAGATTGTGACGATCGATGGGGCGGATGCGAAAGATTTGGATGATGCTATTCAAGTCAAGAAGTTTGATGATGGCACATACAAACTCGGCGTCCATATTGCAGACGTCAGCCATTACGTCACAGAAGGCTCACCGATCGACCGTGAAGCTTATGACCGGGCGACGAGTATTTACTTGACGGACCGCGTCATTCCGATGATTCCGCACCGCTTGTCGAACGGTATCTGCTCGCTCAACCCGCAAGTTGACCGTCTGACCTTGTCTTGTGAAATGATTTTCAACGACAAAGGAGAAGTGTTGTCCCACGATATTTTCCAGAGCGTCATCAACACATCGGCACGCATGACCTATACAGATGTATATGAAATTCTTGAAAAAGACAATCAGGAATTGAAAGAACAATACGCTGAACTGGTTCCGATGTTCGAATTGATGAAAGAACTTTCAGCTGTCTTGCATCAGCGCCGCATGACACGTGGAGCGATCGATTTCGACTTTAAAGAGTCCAAAGTAATTGTGGACGATGAAGGTTACCCGATTGATATCGTTGTTCGTGAGCGCACAGTTGCTGAGCGTTTGATCGAAGAATTCATGCTCGCAGCGAATGAAACCGTCGCAGAACACTTCCATCGCATGGATGTGCCGTCCCTATACCGCATTCACGAAGAGCCGAAAACGGAAAAATTGCAGCGCTTTTTCGAATTCATTACGAATTTCGGTATTACCGTTAAAGGTTCTGGGGATGAAGTTTCTCCAAAGGCTTTGCAGGAAATCATCGAATCTATCGCAGGCAAGCCTGAAGAGCCAGTCGTGTCGACGATGATGTTGCGCTCTATGCAACAGGCGAAATATTCTTCACATAGCCTTGGCCATTTCGGTTTATCGACGGAATTCTATACGCATTTCACGTCGCCGATCCGCCGCTATCCGGATTTGATCATCCATCGTCTGATCCGCACGTATTTGATTGAAAAAGACTTGTCGAAAAAGACAATTCGCCATTGGGAAGCGGAAATGGATGATATCGCAACTCACACATCTGACCGTGAACGACGTGCAGTGGAAGCGGAGCGCGATACGGATGCACTGAAGAAAACACAGTACATGGCAGATAAAGTCGGAGAAGAATTCGACGGCATAGTCTCATCTGTGACGAACTTCGGCATGTTTGTCGAGCTGCCGAATACCATTGAAGGTTTGGTCCACGTGTCCAACTTGACGGATGATTATTATCAATTTGATGACCGTCAGATGATGATGATCGGCGAACGAACCAAGCGCCAGTTCCGCATCGGTGATGAAGTCAAAGTACGGGTTATCGGTGTCAAACCGGAAGAGTCATCCATCGACTTTGAAATCGTCGGCATGACGCAAAATACGCGCCGCAGTTCGCGCAAAGAAACCCCGAAAGTGATTCGCAGCGGCCGTAATGGCGATAAGCCAAGAGACGGCAAAAAACGTGGCGAAGGCGGGGCAGACCGCAAGCCGAAAAACAAGAAAAAGTTTTATGAAAAGCCTGCCAAACAGCAAGGCCGCAACAAGAAGAAATAA
- the smpB gene encoding SsrA-binding protein SmpB, which produces MAKGEGKVIAQNKKAGFDFAIEETIEAGIVLLGTEIKSARSGKVQIKDAFVRIRNGEAWISNMHISPYEQGNQFNHDPLRSRKLLLHKKQINELVGKSKVEGAAIVPLKMYLKDGYAKVLLGVGKGKKKYDKREDLKKKDAKRAIDRALKERSR; this is translated from the coding sequence ATGGCCAAAGGAGAAGGCAAAGTAATTGCCCAGAATAAAAAAGCGGGATTCGATTTTGCGATTGAAGAAACGATCGAAGCGGGGATTGTCCTGCTCGGTACGGAGATCAAATCCGCCAGAAGCGGCAAAGTGCAGATCAAAGATGCATTTGTCCGCATCCGGAACGGGGAAGCGTGGATTTCCAATATGCACATCTCGCCGTATGAACAGGGCAACCAGTTTAACCACGACCCGCTGCGCTCGCGCAAGCTCTTGCTTCATAAAAAGCAGATCAACGAACTGGTCGGCAAATCGAAAGTCGAAGGGGCAGCAATTGTCCCGCTCAAGATGTATTTGAAAGACGGATATGCCAAAGTGCTGCTCGGCGTCGGTAAAGGGAAGAAGAAATACGACAAGCGCGAAGACTTGAAGAAGAAAGACGCGAAGCGTGCTATCGACCGCGCGCTCAAAGAGAGAAGCCGTTAA
- a CDS encoding type I restriction-modification system subunit M — protein MNNFQNKVSFIWSIAEVLRGPYKPEDYGKVILPLAVLRRFDSVLADTKEELLANFEKYKSLNEDAREPILNRVAKQTFHNTSKYDFGKLLTDSDNIAENLRDYINGFSKTARDIMEHFDFDRQIDKMEQNELLYLTIKRFSELDLHPSIVSNVEMGYIFEELIRRFNENAEAGDHYTPREVVRLMVGLLFNETADLTKPGITQTLYDCAAGTGGMGSVAQEYLKELNDTADLEFFAQEINAESYAICKADILIKGEDARNIRNGNTLTDDQFKGQHFDYLISNPPYGVDWKQWEKKIKGEHQDQGFDGRFGPGTPRTSDGQLLFLMHLVSKMKPVTVENPQGSRLAIIMNGSPLFTGDAGSGESEIRRYVLENDLVEGIVAMPNDLFYNTGISTYIWILTNNKAPIHRGKVVLVNAVDFSKKMKKSLGSKRNEITQDQIDEIMRLYGSFQEGEFVKVFDNEDFGYRKITVERPLRLNFKFSEERIGRVIEEKGFMNLASSKKKDDKGLAEVEAGKKLQTQIIEVLRSFESEVLYKNREEVTKMLKDTFKDANITIGAPVLNAVLVGLAEKDETADICMKNKKDPEPDAYFRDTEIVPLKENVEEYFAREALPHVPDAWIDHSKTKIGYEIPFTRQFYKYTQLRSSVEIMKEIKVLEAEIAEQLKKVME, from the coding sequence ATGAATAACTTTCAAAATAAAGTAAGTTTTATCTGGTCGATTGCGGAAGTCTTGCGCGGACCATACAAGCCTGAGGATTACGGAAAAGTCATACTGCCGCTGGCAGTGTTGCGCCGTTTCGATAGTGTCTTAGCTGATACAAAAGAAGAGTTGTTGGCGAATTTCGAAAAATATAAATCATTGAATGAAGATGCACGTGAACCGATCTTGAATCGGGTGGCGAAACAAACTTTCCATAATACAAGCAAGTATGATTTTGGGAAGTTGCTGACGGACTCAGATAACATAGCTGAGAATTTGCGTGACTACATAAACGGTTTTTCCAAAACAGCACGTGACATCATGGAGCATTTTGATTTCGATCGCCAAATCGATAAGATGGAGCAAAATGAACTTTTGTATCTCACCATTAAGCGCTTTAGCGAACTGGACTTGCACCCGTCTATCGTTTCGAACGTGGAAATGGGTTATATCTTTGAAGAATTGATCCGCCGTTTCAATGAGAATGCAGAAGCAGGGGATCACTATACGCCACGCGAAGTTGTACGCTTGATGGTCGGCTTATTGTTTAATGAAACAGCAGACTTAACCAAACCGGGAATTACTCAAACTTTATATGATTGTGCGGCAGGAACAGGGGGCATGGGGTCCGTAGCACAGGAATATTTAAAAGAGCTAAATGATACGGCAGATTTGGAGTTCTTTGCACAGGAAATCAATGCGGAATCCTATGCAATTTGTAAAGCTGATATTCTTATTAAAGGCGAAGATGCCCGCAATATCCGGAATGGCAATACATTGACGGATGATCAATTCAAAGGCCAGCATTTTGACTACCTCATTTCTAATCCGCCATACGGGGTTGACTGGAAACAATGGGAAAAGAAAATCAAAGGTGAACACCAAGACCAAGGATTTGACGGCAGATTTGGGCCAGGCACTCCGCGGACGAGTGATGGACAGTTGTTGTTTTTAATGCATCTCGTTTCCAAAATGAAACCAGTAACTGTGGAAAATCCACAAGGTTCCCGTTTGGCGATCATTATGAACGGGTCACCGTTGTTTACAGGTGATGCAGGATCAGGGGAGAGTGAAATCCGCCGCTATGTACTAGAAAATGATTTAGTAGAAGGCATTGTGGCCATGCCAAATGACCTTTTCTATAACACCGGAATTTCAACCTATATTTGGATACTTACCAATAACAAAGCACCGATTCATCGAGGAAAAGTTGTTTTAGTGAATGCAGTCGACTTCTCGAAAAAGATGAAGAAAAGTTTGGGGAGTAAACGCAACGAAATCACACAGGACCAAATTGATGAAATCATGCGCCTCTACGGCAGTTTTCAGGAAGGAGAATTCGTCAAAGTCTTCGATAATGAGGATTTTGGCTACCGTAAAATAACCGTAGAGCGCCCGCTACGCTTGAATTTCAAATTCAGTGAAGAACGTATTGGAAGAGTGATTGAAGAAAAAGGCTTTATGAATTTAGCTTCTTCGAAGAAAAAAGACGATAAAGGCTTAGCGGAAGTGGAAGCAGGGAAAAAGCTGCAAACGCAAATCATTGAGGTATTGCGAAGTTTCGAGAGTGAAGTGCTTTATAAGAATCGCGAAGAGGTTACGAAAATGTTAAAGGATACTTTTAAAGATGCCAATATCACAATCGGTGCCCCGGTGTTGAATGCAGTGCTTGTAGGACTAGCTGAAAAAGATGAAACTGCGGATATTTGCATGAAGAACAAAAAAGATCCTGAACCGGATGCGTATTTTCGAGATACGGAAATCGTGCCGCTTAAAGAAAATGTCGAAGAGTATTTTGCAAGAGAAGCCTTGCCGCACGTGCCAGATGCGTGGATTGATCATTCCAAAACGAAAATAGGCTATGAAATTCCTTTTACCCGTCAGTTCTACAAATATACTCAGCTTCGGAGCTCTGTAGAAATTATGAAAGAAATTAAAGTTTTAGAAGCGGAGATTGCTGAACAGTTAAAGAAGGTGATGGAATGA